From Chryseobacterium salivictor, a single genomic window includes:
- a CDS encoding META domain-containing protein has protein sequence MKKHTLFLIALISLFVVSCSTNTFGDSSKLYNNAWELEYITGPRIAFQGLFPDEKPAITFNKSTNTVNGTTGCNGYNTDFKLNGNKISFADPGITTLRYCGDGEVFFLKGMKGITSYRITDEGKLELLMSDVVMMRFKKSMIKKQ, from the coding sequence GTAGTTTCATGTTCTACCAATACGTTTGGCGACAGTTCAAAATTGTATAATAACGCATGGGAACTGGAATATATCACCGGACCCAGAATTGCTTTCCAGGGATTATTTCCGGATGAAAAACCGGCGATTACTTTCAATAAATCAACAAACACTGTTAACGGAACAACAGGTTGCAACGGTTATAACACCGACTTTAAGTTGAATGGAAATAAGATTTCGTTTGCTGATCCCGGTATCACTACCCTGAGATATTGTGGTGACGGCGAAGTGTTTTTCTTAAAAGGGATGAAAGGAATTACCAGTTACAGAATTACTGACGAAGGTAAATTGGAACTTTTGATGAGCGACGTTGTCATGATGAGATTTAAAAAATCAATGATAAAAAAACAATAA